The following is a genomic window from Pseudomonas lurida.
CCTCCAAATAACCGACACTGACCTTTAACTGCTCGGGTCGCGCACGCCCCCCCGCCCCTTGGGCGCGGACACGATCACTACCTTCTTCGACAAACCCCACCTGGGAAAAATCAGCCGTCACATCCGGCGTCAGGTACGCCGCGGGATCATGCACTTCATAGATGAGTTGCTCGATGCAGGTGGCGCGGCTGACCCGCCCACCGGAACCGCTGACCTTGGTGATCAAGGCTTCGCCATCGGCACTGATCTCGGCCAAAGGGAAGCCCAGGCGAGCCAGGTCGTCCACATCCTTGAAACCTGGGTCGGCAAAATAGCCACCGCTGACTTGGCCGGCGCATTCGAGCAAATGCCCTACCAGCGTGCCGCGTCCCAGGCGCTGCCAATCGTCCGCCGCCCAGCCGAACTCAAACATCTGCGGCGCCAGGAACAGTGAGGGATCGGCCACACGCCCGGTGATCACCACATCCGCATCAGCACCCAACGCCTCCAGAATGCCGTCGACGCCCAAGTAGGCATTCGCGGAAATCAGGCGCTCGCCCAGTGAACCGACAGTCTGGCCGTTATCCAGCAACCATTCGGGCTGCAAGGCGCTCAACACGTCGTCGCCGACCACCGCAGCGACTTTGAGGTCAACGCCCAACTCGCTGGCAATTCGCCGCACTTCAACCGCCGCCGACAGCGGGTTGGCCGCGCCCATATTGGTGATCACCCGCAAGCGACGACGCCCGGCCTTCACGCCAACAAACGGCAACACCCGACGCATGCGCTCACTGAGCAGCGGGTCATAACCGCCCTCCGGGTCGTTGATCCGCGCCTGTTGCGCCAAGGCAATCGTGCGCTCAGCCAGGCACTCGAACACCAGGTAATCCAGGTCACCCTGTTCGGCCAGTTCCACCGCAGGTTCGATACGGTCGCCGGAATAACCGGCACCGGAACCGATGCGCAAGGTTTTCATCTCAAATCACTCCCAGGAGCAATGCAGTCAGGGTCATCAACACCGACGCAGCAAACAGAAAAGGGATGGTGAAGCGCTGGTGATCGGCCAATTCGATCTTGCACAGGCCCACCAACAGGAAGGTCGCGGGGGTCAGCGGACTCACCGGGAAACCGGTGGTGTGCACGCCCAGCAACGACGCCTGGGCCACTTGCAGCGGGTCGACGCCGAGCGCCTTGCCAACTTCGGCGATCACCGGCATGACGCCGAAATAGTAGGAATCGGGGTCGAACAGCATGCTCAAGGGCATGGAAATAAAGCCCACGACGGCCGGGATCAACTTGCCGTGGCCGGCCGGAATCTGCGCCACCGCCACTTCGGCAATCGCCTTGAGCATGCCCGTGCCCTGCATGATCCCGGTGAACACCCCGGCAGCCAGCAGGATACTGGCCATGGTCAGGGCGGTCTTTGCGTGGGCATCAATGCGGGCGCGCTGAGCGTCGACATTCGGGTAGTTGATGCACAGCGCCACCACGGTGCCGAGCATGAACATCACCACGGGGTCGACCCAGCCGGCGATCATCACCACCATCACCAGCACGGTCAGCATCAGGTTGACCCAGAACAGGCGTGGCCGACGCAGCTTGATGTCATCGTCACTGAGTACCCGTTGCGGCACCGCATCCACGCTGGAGCCGGCGCCGAGGCCCAGGCGTTTTTCTTCGCGACGGCCGAGCCACCAGGCGCAGGCGAAGACAAAGATCAGACCGACAATCTGCACGGGGATCAGTGGCTGGAACAGGTCCGCCACCGGCACATGCAATGCTGCTGACGAACGCAACACCGGCCCCGTCCACGGCAAAAAGTTGACCCCGGCCGCCATCGCGCAGACGCAGGCAAGGATGCGTTTGTCGATGCCCAACCGCGTATAGAGCGGCAGCATCGCGGGCACCGTCACCAGGAAGGTCACTGCGCCGGAACCGTCCAGGTGCACCAGCAGCGCCAGGGTCGCAGTGCCTACGACAATTCGTGTAGGACGCGTCCCTACCGTGCGCAGTATGCGATCAATGATGGGGTCGAGCATACCGGCATCGGTCATGATGCCGAAAAACAGAATCGCGAACACAAACATGCCGACCACGGGGGCGACGTTCTTGATACCGGTAATGATGAAGGCGCTGGTTTGCAGGCCGAACCCGCCGAGCAGTGCGGCGATAATCGGCAAGGCGATCAGGGCCACCAGCGGTGATAGGCGTTTGCTCATGACGGCAGCGAGCAGGCACAGGATGGTGATGACACCCAGGGTAGCGAGCATGGTTACTCCAGAGCGGCCTTGGTGGCCGGTTATTGTTTTCCCTGGAGTATTGGAAGCAGGTTAGTCTTTGTAAATTGGAATATTCAGCCACCATCATTCGTAAAAACAAAATTAAGCTGACCCCCATGAAGAATTCAATCCAGCACATCCAGGCGTTTCTTGCCGTAGCCCGTACCGGCAGTTTCACCAAGGCCGCCAACGAACTGCACCTGTCGCCCTCGGCCCTCACCGTGCAAGTCCAACAATTGGAAGACTGGCTCGGCGTCGCCCTGCTCGACCGCAGCCCGCGCCACGTCAGCCTCACCGCCGCGGGCCGGGACGCCCGCGGGCCCATGCAAAAACTGCTGCTGGACCTGGACAACATCGTCACCGGCTCCCGTGACCTCGCCGCACTGCGCCGGGGGGTGGTCACCATCGCTGCCCTGCCCTCCGTGTGCGCCGGCGCGCTGCCGCCGGTTCTACGCCTGTTTCGGGAACGTTTTGCCGGGATCGAAGTGCGCCTGCATGACCTTGTGGCCCACCGCATTCATGCGCAAGTGCGCTCCGGCGAGGTCGATTTCGGTATCGGCGTACGTGCGCGGCTCAGCCATGGCCTGGATTTCGCGCCGGTGCTCAATGATCGCTTGTGTGCGTTTGTGCCGGAGGATCACCCCCTCACCCGCCACCCGTCACTGACCCTGGCACAACTGGCAGACCAGCCGATCATCCTCACCGGGCGCGACAGCAGTGTGCGTGAGCAAGTGGATGCGCTGTTCGATGAGTCGCGGCTGACGATGAACGCAGGCATGGAAGCCAACTACATGTCGACGGTGTTGGCGCTGGTGCGCCAGGGGCTGGGCATCAGTGTGCTACCGGAGTCGGCCGCCGACAGCCTGGAGGGGTTGACGCGCATCCCC
Proteins encoded in this region:
- a CDS encoding acyclic terpene utilization AtuA family protein; translated protein: MKTLRIGSGAGYSGDRIEPAVELAEQGDLDYLVFECLAERTIALAQQARINDPEGGYDPLLSERMRRVLPFVGVKAGRRRLRVITNMGAANPLSAAVEVRRIASELGVDLKVAAVVGDDVLSALQPEWLLDNGQTVGSLGERLISANAYLGVDGILEALGADADVVITGRVADPSLFLAPQMFEFGWAADDWQRLGRGTLVGHLLECAGQVSGGYFADPGFKDVDDLARLGFPLAEISADGEALITKVSGSGGRVSRATCIEQLIYEVHDPAAYLTPDVTADFSQVGFVEEGSDRVRAQGAGGRARPEQLKVSVGYLEGWIGEGQMSYGGPGAIARAQLARDVVLKRLELIGVKMQDVRAELIGMDALHGPRSTVEPWEVRLRVAARCAARSDAVRVGNEVETLYTNGPSGGGGASKSVRQVVAVASLLLPRGAVNPRIEA
- a CDS encoding LysR family transcriptional regulator, which translates into the protein MKNSIQHIQAFLAVARTGSFTKAANELHLSPSALTVQVQQLEDWLGVALLDRSPRHVSLTAAGRDARGPMQKLLLDLDNIVTGSRDLAALRRGVVTIAALPSVCAGALPPVLRLFRERFAGIEVRLHDLVAHRIHAQVRSGEVDFGIGVRARLSHGLDFAPVLNDRLCAFVPEDHPLTRHPSLTLAQLADQPIILTGRDSSVREQVDALFDESRLTMNAGMEANYMSTVLALVRQGLGISVLPESAADSLEGLTRIPIDHPGVNREIGLISRTGMGLSPAAQRCFELLKEQLNDSPSS
- a CDS encoding CitMHS family transporter; this translates as MLATLGVITILCLLAAVMSKRLSPLVALIALPIIAALLGGFGLQTSAFIITGIKNVAPVVGMFVFAILFFGIMTDAGMLDPIIDRILRTVGTRPTRIVVGTATLALLVHLDGSGAVTFLVTVPAMLPLYTRLGIDKRILACVCAMAAGVNFLPWTGPVLRSSAALHVPVADLFQPLIPVQIVGLIFVFACAWWLGRREEKRLGLGAGSSVDAVPQRVLSDDDIKLRRPRLFWVNLMLTVLVMVVMIAGWVDPVVMFMLGTVVALCINYPNVDAQRARIDAHAKTALTMASILLAAGVFTGIMQGTGMLKAIAEVAVAQIPAGHGKLIPAVVGFISMPLSMLFDPDSYYFGVMPVIAEVGKALGVDPLQVAQASLLGVHTTGFPVSPLTPATFLLVGLCKIELADHQRFTIPFLFAASVLMTLTALLLGVI